CCCGCGCCCACCGTCAATTTAAGTGTAGGATCccagttaccacagggataatgGAACACATAGCAACACTTAGCAAGCATAGCAACCATGCGGTATAAAAGGAGCCGATAGCTCATCACCGCTTTACTCTTAAGTTGACTTTCAAATACAAAACTTTAACTAGAAGCTGTGTGCAATAGTCCGAGTGGTTCGGACACATCAatttggcgacgaggattttgaaattttgaagcaCAACGAAAGAAGCGATGGCAGAACTACAGCAAGCAATCCTTTTGATGACGGAACTCCTGCAGAAGCTAGCACAGCCGAACAATACGGAGCAAACTCTCGAATCCTTGGCAACCAACATCAGTGAATTTTCGTTCGACCCGGAAAATGGAATCACTTTCGAAAAGTGGTACAGCCGGTATACGGATCTTTTCGAATCGGATGCCAAGAATTTAGACGATTCCGCCAAGGTACGCCTGCTGTTAAGGAAGTTGGACACACCATCCCACGTCAGGTACGTCAACTTCATCTTGCCGAAGCTTCCCAAAGACGTCGATTTTGCTGGCAACGTCAAGATACTATCGCAAATGTTCGGCACACACACCTCCATTTTTAACAAGCGGTACCAGTGCCTCCAGCTAGTAAAATCTGAAGCAGAGGACATCATTAGCTACGCAGGGAAGGTGAATCGTTCATGCGAAGATTTCGACTTCAAAAATATGAACATCGATCAGTTCAAGTGCTTGGTGTTTGTGAGTGGCCTTAAGGGTCATGCCTACGCCGACACGCGTCCAAGGCTTCTTTCCCGGATTGAATGTGAAACAGCAGAAACTCCCGTGAATCTTCAGACCTTGATTAACGAATATCAACGACTCGTTAATCTCAAGGAGGACACATCGATGATTGAGCGCCAGTCAAGCTCGAAACAAGCGGTTCACGCTGTCCAGGAGAAGGGAAGGTTTCATCATCCACACACTTCAAAAACGGAAGGTAAGCTGCCTCGCACCCCTTGTTGGCAATGCGGATAAATGCATTTTGTCCGGAACTGTCCGTTTTCGGAGCACCAGTGCAAACAGTGCAACCGAATTGGCCACAAGGAAGGCTATTGCGGCTGTTATTCCAAACGGCAGACAGTTCCAGGCGgaggggaaaagaaaacatcgaATCAGTCACCATCGAATCAGCCATCAAATCAGCAAACGAATCAGCCAGCAAATAGACAAAACAACCCTCGGAAAGTCAACGCTAGAGGAGTATACATCGTGAACCACATTGTGAACCACATCGCTAACCGTTCCAGTAACCGAAAGTACGTGCCTACTTTGATCAACGGCGTGGCTACCAGGCTCCAACTGGACACAGCAAGCGATATCACGGTGATATCAAAGCAAACCTGGAACAACTTAGGTAACCTTTCAATCATCAAACCGACGATCCAAGCAATCAACGCGTCGGGCAAACCACTTCATCTGATGGGTGAGTTCCAGTGCGACGTCAGCATCAACGGAAAAACTGCTCGAGGCAGATGTTTCGTCACGACGACTGCCAACCTCAACCTTCTCGGCATCGACTGGATTGACCTGTTCAAGCTGTGGTCAGTTCCTCTCGACTCCGTTTGCAATCAAGTAACGACGAAGTCGATCGATCAGCAGATTAGTGAATTTCGAGCAAAGCATGCAAATGTTTTCATTGATTCACTGGGACTCCGCAGGAAATTGAAGGTAAAGCTTTTTCTCAAACCAAATGCTAAACCTATTTTCTGTCCAAAGCGCCCAGTTCCTTTCAACACCATTCCATTGGTCGATGCTGAACTCACACGATTACAATCTATGGTTCGAGGATCCTGTCGATTTCTCCGAATGGGCTGCTCCCATCGTGGCAGTGCGCAAACCTAACGGTCGAGTGCGTATATGTGCAGACTACTCGACGGGGCTAAACGAGGCGTTGGAACCAAATCACTATCCGCTTCCGACGCCGGAGGAAATTTTCGCCCAACTCAACGGCAGCACCGTTTTCAGCATCGTCGATCTTTCCGATGCGTATCTGCAGCTTGAGGTGGATGACGACTCCAAGAAGCTGCTCACAATCAACACGCATCGAGGATTGTTCCGGTTCAATCGTCTGGCTCCCGGAGTGAAATCTGCGCCGGGCGTATTTCAACGTGTGGTGGATGGAATGATAGCAGACATACCTGGTGTCCGCTCTTTCATCGATGATGTCATCGTGTTTGGAAAGGACATCAGCTCACACGCAACGTCACTCAACCTACTCTTCCAGCGGCTCAAAGAGTATGGTTTCCACGTGAAGGCTGAGAAGTGTCATTTCTTTCAATCACAACTCGGCTATTTGGGGCACATTGTGGACAAACAAGGCATTCGTCCAGACCCCGAGAAAGTGAAGGCTATTGCTGCACTTCCACCGCCAACCAACGTTCCCGAGCTTCGATCGTACCTGGGTGCGGTCAACTTCTACGGTAGGTTCGTGCGCAACATTCACGAATTGCGGCATCCAATGGACCAGCTGTTGAAGAAGGACGTGAAATGGCAGTGGACCCCGGCATGCCAACAGGCTTTCGACCAGTTCAAAAGGACGCTTCAATCAAACCTGCTGCTAATGCATTACGACCCTAAGCTTCCAATCATCGTGGCTGCGGATGCATCAAGCACAGGCATCGGGGCAGTCATCTTTCACCAGTTCCCTGATGGCAGCATGAAGGCAGTACAACACGCTTCGAGGACGCTCGCACCCGCGGAGCTTAATTATGGACAACCAGAGAAGGAAGCGCTTGCGTTGGTCTATGCAGTGACCAAATTCCACAAGTATCTGTTGGGACGCCATTTCACACTGCTGACTGACCACAAGCCACTACTTTCCATCTTCGGTTCTATGAAGGGGATTCCCCTACACACTGCGAACCGACTACAACGGTGGGCTCTCACGATGCTGAATTACGACTTCGAGATTCAGCATGTATCCACCAACGAATTCGGATGTGCAGATCTGTTGTCCCGACTGATCGACCAGACCATCCAACCCGAAGAAGAATACGTTATCGCTGCGCTGAGCATTGAGGAAGATTTGGTAAGCATTCTTGCTGACACAACAGAAAAGGTTCCTGTTTCATTTGCAGCATTGCAAAAGGCTACAACAACCGACGCCACACTCCAATCTGTTGCTCAACACATACGCGACGGATGGCCCAGCTGCTCCAAGAACCTTTCCGCTGCAGTTCAACCGTATTTTCTACGACGGGAATCGCTCAGCATGATTGACGGATGTGTCATGTTCGGCAACAGAGTCATCGTTCCGGCCCAGTTTCGACGAAGGATCCTGCAACAGTTTCATCGAGGCCATCCGGGAATTGTTCGGATGAAGGCAATTGCACGAAGCTTTGTGTACTGGCCTGGCATCGATAACGAAATTGAGGATTTCGTAAAACGCTGCAATCCGTGTTCGACTGCTGGCAAGACTCCCACCAAGACCACGTTGGAATCTTGGACAGTACCTACCAAACCATGGCCGAGGATCCATATCGACTACGCAGGTCCGGTAGATGGAGTTTACTTCCTGATCATAGCGGATCCCTACTCCAAGTGGCCTGAGGTATACAtgaccaaaacaacaacagcgaaaGCCACGATCAAATTGCTGAAGCAATCATTCGCAACATTCGGAGTTCCGGAAGTAATCGTTTCGGACAACGGCACCCAGTTTTCAAGCCACGAATTCTTGACGTTCTGCACTAGTGAAGGTATTCGACACATTCGAATTGCTCCATACCATCCACAATCTAACGGTCTTGCTGAAAGATTTGTGGACACGTTGAAAAGAAGCCTTCGAAAAATTCGTTCGGGGGGAGAGACGCTCGAAGAAGCTCTAGTCACTTTCTTACAAGTGTACCGCTCCACTCCTTCCAGTGATCTGGGTGGAAAATCCCCGGCTGAATTGATGTTCAACAGACCTCTTCGTACTGTTTCCGCATTGCTACGGCCAACCACAAGTGAAGATGGTCACACAGTGCGAAGAGATAGAACATTGCAGAACGATGCGTTTAACCGCAAGAACGGGGCTGTCAAGAGAAGTTTTCAGCACGGAGAATCGGTTTACGTAAAGGTTCATCAAGCAAATTCTTGGCAATGGAAACCTGGCACCATAATTGAAAAGATCGGTTCTGTCAACTACAACATTTTCCTTGAGGATCAACAACGACTGATAAGATCGCATGCCAACCAGCTCAAGTCGCGCTTCACCGAAACCAGCCAACATACCGATCAGTCTACTCCACTATCTATCTTTTTCGACAATTTCGGCATACAATTTCCTGTTGAAGTACCATCAACCGAAATTTATGCAGATGTTTATTCACAGGATGAAGAAGCAGTAGCCGTCAGCCAGAGCAACTCCTTCTTAACAGAAGATATTTCAGAAGATGAACACGAAAACAGCGACGGTTCAATGGTCGTACCAGTAGACAACGAACAAACTCCTGTACCAGTAGAACTAAGCGAACAGGCAACAACCACAATGGACAGACCGCGACGAACAATCCAACTTCCTGCTCGCTTCAAGCCCTATTGGATGTTCAAACCTTAAGGGGGGAAATGTTGGATCccagttaccacagggataatgGAACACATAGCAACACTTAGCAAGCATAGCAACCATGCGGTATAAAAGGAGCCGATAGCTCATCACCGCTTTACTCTTAAGTTGACTTTCAAATACAAAACTATAACTAGAAGCTGTGTGCAATAGTCCGAGTAGTTCGGACATATCATTAAGTatgctgttcaatctcccaacagctgtgtgccagtaccccctcctcccggtcatcagttaccatgtaCAGGAGCCTCATCTCATCTttcccccgattcccctaatccgccactgtcatgaacaccttcctttctttgaccaatgaatcataacattccggaagacaacacagactttccagtatgccggtttcacaatcagcttgcgttctagatgccggcggaacggtatgttgaggaaaacgagcgccgggctgaacgtgataATGCGAATAAAGGTTCtgtgcgttgcacagcaaaccctccagcgtgagctagcgattccgtagtcatttttacattgcagcgtttgaactcattgcgcttttttggtttgatttgagaaaatgcaacttcatcgccgcaatgtttgttaacggttttttaagcgccacagcagctcatcagcattgaccacacgcgagaaagagatagcgctatggagcgaaaaagcacggacgacggctgacagcgattggccgtctgacgcaccaacacaactaaaccttcgacagccccctctggcgaggggtatgaggcagagtcagggacgggcagctcgaaatgctgctcgacaaatttgccgtaggagggaaaaagaaggcctgagaaaatgcgcgaaagggcatgatttcttcccctgtgcaaagcgacggaagaaatcatgccctttcgcgcattttctcaggccttctttttccctcctacggcaaatttgtcgagcagcatttcgagctgcccgtccctgactctgcctcatacccctcgccagagggggctgtcgaaggtttagttgtgttggtgcgtcagacggccaatcgctgtcagccgtcgtccgtgctttttcgctccatagcgctatctctttctcgcgtgtggtcaatgctgatgagctgctgtggcgcttaaaaaaaccgttaacaaacattgcggcgatgaagttgcattttctcaaatcaaaccaaaaaagcgcaatgagttcaaacgctgcaatgtaaaaatgactacggaatcgctagctcacgctggagggtttgctgtgcaacgcacaGAACCTTTATTCGCATtatcacgttcagcccggcgctcgTTTTCCTCAACacaccgttccgccggcatctagaacgcaagctgattgtgaaaccggcatactggaaagtctgtgttgtcttccggaatgttatgattcattggtcaaagaaaggaaggtgttcatgacagtggcggattaggggaatcgggggaaAGATGAGATGAGGCTCCTGtacatggtaactgatgaccgggaggagggggtactggcacacagctgttgggagattgaacagcatACTTAATGATATGTCCGAACTACTCGGACTATTGCACACAGCTTCTAGTTATAGTTTTGTATTTGAAAGTCAACTTAAGAGTAAAGCGGTGATGAGCTATCGGCTCCTTTTATACCGCATGGTTGCTATGCTTGCTAAGTGTTGCTATGTGTTCcattatccctgtggtaactggGATCCAACATTTCCCCCCTTAAGGTTTGAACATCCAATAGGGCTTGAAGCGAGCAGGAAGTTGGATTGTTCGTCGCGGTCTGTCCATTGTGGTTGTTGCCTGTTCGCTTAGTTCTACTGGTACAGGAGTTTGTTCGTTGTCTACTGGTACGACCATTGAACCGTCGCTGTTTTCGTGTTCATCTTCTGAAATATCTTCTGTTAAGAAGGAGTTGCTCTGGCTGACGGCTACTGCTTCTTCATCCTGTGAATAAACATCTGCATAAATTTCGGTTGATGGTACTTCAACAGGAAATTGTATGCCGAAATTGTCGAAAAAGATAGATAGTGGAGTAGACTGATCGGTATGTTGGCTGGTTTCGGTGAAGCGCGACTTGAGCTGGTTGGCATGCGATCTTATCAGTCGTTGTTGATCCTCAAGGAAAATGTTGTAGTTGACAGAACCGATCTTTTCAATTATGGTGCCAGGTTTCCATTGCCAAGAATTTGCTTGATGAACCTTTACGTAAACCGATTCTCCGTGCTGAAAACTTCTCTTGACAGCCCCGTTCTTGCGGTTAAACGCATCGTTCTGCAATGTTCTATCTCTTCGCACTGTGTGACCATCTTCACTTGTGGTTGGCCGTAGCAATGCGGAAACAGTACGAAGAGGTCTGTTGAACATCAATTCAGCCGGGGATTTTCCACCCAGATCACTGGAAGGAGTGGAGCGGTACACTTGTAAGAAAGTGACTAGAGCTTCTTCGAGCGTCTCTCCCCCCGAACGAATTTTTCGAAGGCTTCTTTTCAACGTGTCCACAAATCTTTCAGCAAGACCGTTAGATTGTGGATGGTATGGAGCAATTCGAATGTGTCGAATACCTTCACTAGTGCAGAACGTCAAGAATTCGTGGCTTGAAAACTGGGTGCCGTTGTCCGAAACGATTACTTCCGGAACTCCGAATGTTGCGAATGATTGCTTCAGCAATTTGATCGTGGCtttcgctgttgttgttttggtcaTGTATACCTCAGGCCACTTGGAGTAGGGATCCGCTATGATCAGGAAGTAAACTCCATCTACCGGACCTGCGTAGTCGATATGGATCCTCGACCATGGTTTGGTAGGTACTGTCCAAGATTCCAACGTGGTCTTGGTGGGAGTCTTGCCAGCAGTCGAACACGGATTGCAGCGTTTTACGAAATCCTCAATTTCGTTATCGATGCCAGGCCAGTACACAAAGCTTCGTGCAATTGCCTTCATCCGAACAATTCCCGGATGGCCTCGATGAAACTGTTGCAGGATCCTTCGTCGAAACTGGGCCGGAACGATGACTCTGTTGCCGAACATGACACATCCGTCAATCATGCTGAGCGATTCCCGTCGTAGAAAATACGGTTGAACTGCAGCGGAAAGGTTCTTGGAGCAGCTGGGCCATCCGTCGCGTATGTGTTGAGCAACAGATTGGAGTGTGGCGTCGGTTGTTGTAGCCTTTTGCAATGCTGCAAATGAAACAGGAACCTTTTCTGTTGTGTCAGCAAGAATGCTTACCAAATCTTCCTCAATGCTCAGCGCAGCGATAACGTATTCTTCTTCGGGTTGGATGGTCTGGTCGATCAGTCGGGACAACAGATCTGCACATCCGAATTCGTTGGTGGATACATGCTGAATCTCGAAGTCGTAATTCAGCATCGTGAGAGCCCACCGTTGTAGTCGGTTCGCAGTGTGTAGGGGAATCCCCTTCATAGAACCGAAGATGGAAAGTAGTGGCTTGTGGTCAGTCAGCAGTGTGAAATGGCGTCCCAACAGATACTTGTGGAATTTGGTCACTGCATAGACCAACGCAAGCGCTTCCTTCTCTGGTTGTCCATAATTAAGCTCCGCGGGTGCGAGCGTCCTCGAAGCGTGTTGTACTACCTTCATGCTGCCATCAGGGAACTGGGGAAAGATGACTGCCCCGATGCCTGTGCTTGATGCATCCGCAGCCACGATGATTGGAAGCTTAGGGTCGTAATGCATTAGCAGCAGGTTTGATTGAAGCGTCCTTTTGAACTGGTCGAAAGCCTGTTGGCATGCCGGGGTCCACTGCCATTTCACGTCCTTCTTCAACAGCTGGTCCATTGGATGCCGCAATTCGTGAATGTTGCGCACGAACCTACCGTAGAAGTTGACCGCACCCAGGTACGATCGAAGCTCGGGAACGTTGGTTGGCGGTGGAAGTGCAGCAATAGCCTTCACTTTCTCGGGGTCTGGACGAATGCCTTGTTTGTCCACAATGTGCCCCAAATAGCCGAGTTGTGATTGAAAGAAATGACACTTCTCAGCCTTCACGTGGAAACCATACTCTTTGAGCCGCTGGAAGAGTAGGTTGAGTGACGTTGCGTGTGAGCTGATGTCCTTTCCAAACACGATGACATCATCGATGAAAGAGCGGACACCAGGTATGTCTGCTATCATTCCATCCACCACACGTTGAAATACGCCCGGCGCAGATTTCACTCCGGGAGCCAGACGATTGAACCGGAACAATCCTCGATGCGTGTTGATTGTGAGCAGCTTCTTGGAGTCGTCATCCACCTCAAGCTGCAGATACGCATCGGAAAGATCGACGATGCTGAAAACGGTGCTGCCGTTGAGTTGGGCGAAAATTTCCTCCGGCGTCGGAAGCGGATAGTGATTTGGTTCCAACGCCTCGTTTAGCCCTGTCGAGTAGTCTGCACATATGCGCACTCGACCGTTAGGTTTGCGCACTGCCACGATGGGAGCAGCCCATTCGGAGAAATCGACAGGATCCTCGAACCATAGATTGTAATCGTGTGAGTTCAGCATCGACCAATGGAATGGTGTTGAAAGGAACTGGGCGCTTTGGACAGAAAATAGGTTTAGCATTTGGTTTGAGAAAAAGCTTTACCTTCAATTTCCTGCGGTGTCCCAGTGAATCATTGAAAACATTTGCATGCTTTGCTCGAAATTCACTAATCTGCTGATCGATCGACTTCGTCGTTACTTGATTGCAAACGGAGTCGAGAGGAACTGACCACAGCTTGAACAGGTCAATCCAGTCGATGCCGAGAAGGTTGAGGTTGGCAGTCGTCGTGACGAAACATCTGCCTCGAGCAGTTTTTCCGTTGATGCTGACGTCGCACTGGAACTCACCCATCAGATGAAATGGTTTGCCCGACGCGTTGATTGCTTGGATCGTCGGTTTGATGATTGAAAGGTTACCTAAGTTGTTCCAGGTTTGCTTTGATATCACCGTGATATCGCTTGCTGTGTCCAGTTGGAGCCTGGTAGCCACGCCGTTGATCAAAGTAGGCACGTACTTTCGGTTACTGGAACGGTTAGCGATGTGGTTCACAATGTGGTTCACGATGTATACTCCTCTAGCGTTGACTTTCCGAGGGTTGTTTTGTCTATTTGCTGGCTGATTCGTTTGCTGATTTGATGGCTGATTCG
This is a stretch of genomic DNA from Anopheles merus strain MAF chromosome 2R, AmerM5.1, whole genome shotgun sequence. It encodes these proteins:
- the LOC121600826 gene encoding uncharacterized protein K02A2.6-like, translating into MAELQQAILLMTELLQKLAQPNNTEQTLESLATNISEFSFDPENGITFEKWYSRYTDLFESDAKNLDDSAKVRLLLRKLDTPSHVRYVNFILPKLPKDVDFAGNVKILSQMFGTHTSIFNKRYQCLQLVKSEAEDIISYAGKVNRSCEDFDFKNMNIDQFKCLVFVSGLKGHAYADTRPRLLSRIECETAETPVNLQTLINEYQRLVNLKEDTSMIERQSSSKQAVHAVQEKGRFHHPHTSKTEGNLSIIKPTIQAINASGKPFHLMGEFQCDVSINGKTARGRCFVTTTANLNLLGIDWIDLFKLCAQFLSTPFHWSMLNSHDYNLWFEDPVDFSEWAAPIVAVRKPNGRVRICADYSTGLNEALEPNHYPLPTPEEIFAQLNGSTVFSIVDLSDAYLQLEVDDDSKKLLTINTHRGLFRFNRLAPGVKSAPGVFQRVVDGMIADIPGVRSFIDDVIVFGKDISSHATSLNLLFQRLKEYGFHVKAEKCHFFQSQLGYLGHIVDKQGIRPDPEKVKAIAALPPPTNVPELRSYLGAVNFYGRFVRNIHELRHPMDQLLKKDVKWQWTPACQQAFDQFKRTLQSNLLLMHYDPKLPIIVAADASSTGIGAVIFPQFPDGSMKVVQHASRTLAPAELNYGQPEKEALALVYAVTKFHKYLLGRHFTLLTDHKPLLSIFGSMKGIPLHTANRLQRWALTMLNYDFEIQHVSTNEFGCADLLSRLIDQTIQPEEEYVIAALSIEEDLHCKRLQQPTPHSNLLLNTYATDGPAAPRTFPLQFNRIFYDGNRSA
- the LOC121600816 gene encoding uncharacterized protein K02A2.6-like; the protein is MAELQQAILLMTELLQKLAQPNNTEQTLESLATNISEFSFDPENGITFEKWYSRYTDLFESDAKNLDDSAKVRLLLRKLDTPSHVRYVNFILPKLPKDVDFAGNVKILSQMFGTHTSIFNKRYQCLQLVKSEAEDIISYAGKVNRSCEDFDFKNMNIDQFKCLVFVSGLKGHAYADTRPRLLSRIECETAETPVNLQTLINEYQRLVNLKEDTSMIERQSSSKQAVHAVQEKGRFHHPHTSKTEGNLSIIKPTIQAINASGKPLHLMGEFQCDVSINGKTARGRCFVTTTANLNLLGIDWIDLFKLCAQFLSTPFHWSMLNSHDYNLWFEDPVDFSEWAAPIVAVRKPNGRVRICADYSTGLNEALEPNHYPLPTPEEIFAQLNGSTVFSIVDLSDAYLQLEVDDDSKKLLTINTHRGLFRFNRLAPGVKSAPGVFQRVVDGMIADIPGVRSFIDDVIVFGKDISSHATSLNLLFQRLKEYGFHVKAEKCHFFQSQLGYLGHIVDKQGIRPDPEKVKAIAALPPPTNVPELRSYLGAVNFYGRFVRNIHELRHPMDQLLKKDVKWQWTPACQQAFDQFKRTLQSNLLLMHYDPKLPIIVAADASSTGIGAVIFHQFPDGSMKAVQHASRTLAPAELNYGQPEKEALALVYAVTKFHKYLLGRHFTLLTDHKPLLSIFGSMKGIPLHTANRLQRWALTMLNYDFEIQHVSTNEFGCADLLSRLIDQTIQPEEEYVIAALSIEEDLHCKRLQQPTPHSNLLLNTYATDGPAAPRTFPLQFNRIFYDGNRSA